Proteins from a single region of Desulfobacter postgatei 2ac9:
- a CDS encoding aminopeptidase P family protein, which yields MNTQDKLFALRRKMDEAGVSAVIIPNADPHQSEYLAGHWQTLKWLTGFSGSAGTAVVTKTKAGMWTDFRYWIQAATQLNGFDLFKQGETGVPFFDRWLADTLSPNDRIALDGKIVSAAQADSLKKQFSQKDIVLETTMDLISDLWQERPTRPGTPAFELDIVYAGETRKEKFSRIRKKMADYNADCHVLAALDDIAWTFNLRGEDIHTNPVNLAFALMTMDKIRLFIDPAKVSPELETALRTDGVSLFDYDAFYETVHTLNKKSKVLLDPEKVSDFIYQAVKMRSDIIEAPNPSTKFKCLKNKIEISHIRDTAVKDGRAVVNFLHWLDTSDTPKTEMSTAEQLLHFRKEQDAFVHPSFDAIMAFREHSAICHYSADPDTNLPLSPDAMFLTDSGGNYLTGTTDITRTVHLGRPTNQEIQDYTLVLKAHIAVATARFPATARGYQIDAMARRHLWQQGLDFGHGTGHGVGFFLCVHEGPARLSTLPVDIALAPGMLLTNEPGLYREGRYGIRLENMVLVVKDRETPFGSFLKFENMTFCHFERSLMDKTMLSSAETNWVNGYHQMVYDRLAPGLEAPVRQWLKEKTKSL from the coding sequence TTGAACACACAAGACAAACTTTTCGCCCTGCGCAGAAAAATGGATGAGGCTGGAGTGAGTGCCGTGATCATTCCAAATGCAGATCCCCATCAAAGCGAATACCTGGCCGGGCACTGGCAGACCCTGAAATGGCTGACCGGATTTTCCGGTTCTGCGGGTACGGCTGTGGTGACAAAAACAAAGGCCGGGATGTGGACGGATTTCCGCTACTGGATCCAGGCCGCAACCCAACTGAATGGTTTTGACCTGTTCAAGCAGGGGGAGACAGGTGTGCCTTTCTTTGACAGATGGCTGGCCGATACGTTATCCCCCAATGACCGCATTGCCCTGGATGGAAAAATTGTATCTGCAGCCCAGGCCGACAGTCTGAAAAAACAATTTTCACAAAAAGATATTGTCCTGGAGACGACCATGGATCTGATTTCCGATCTGTGGCAAGAGAGGCCGACAAGGCCAGGGACCCCGGCCTTTGAGCTGGATATCGTCTATGCCGGTGAAACCCGGAAAGAAAAATTTTCTCGTATACGCAAAAAAATGGCAGATTACAATGCGGACTGCCATGTTCTGGCCGCCTTAGATGATATTGCCTGGACCTTTAATCTGAGGGGTGAGGATATTCATACCAATCCGGTGAATCTGGCATTTGCCCTGATGACTATGGATAAAATCCGTCTGTTCATTGATCCCGCCAAGGTCAGTCCGGAACTTGAGACAGCTCTTAGGACGGATGGCGTTTCATTATTTGACTACGACGCTTTTTATGAGACAGTTCATACGCTGAATAAAAAATCCAAGGTACTGCTTGACCCAGAAAAAGTTTCGGATTTTATTTACCAGGCCGTAAAGATGCGCTCGGATATTATTGAGGCGCCAAACCCTTCGACAAAGTTTAAATGCCTGAAAAATAAGATTGAAATATCCCATATCCGTGATACTGCGGTCAAAGACGGCCGGGCCGTGGTCAATTTCCTGCACTGGCTTGACACAAGCGATACACCCAAAACTGAAATGTCAACCGCAGAACAGCTCTTACACTTTCGCAAAGAACAGGACGCCTTTGTTCACCCCTCCTTTGACGCCATTATGGCGTTTAGGGAACATTCAGCCATCTGCCATTACAGTGCTGATCCTGATACGAATCTGCCCTTAAGTCCTGATGCCATGTTTCTGACTGATTCCGGGGGCAATTACCTGACCGGCACCACGGATATTACACGCACCGTGCATTTAGGAAGGCCGACAAATCAGGAAATTCAAGATTACACCCTGGTACTTAAAGCCCATATTGCCGTTGCAACGGCACGCTTTCCCGCCACTGCCAGAGGATACCAGATAGATGCGATGGCCCGTCGGCACTTATGGCAGCAGGGACTTGACTTCGGCCACGGCACAGGCCACGGGGTGGGATTTTTCCTGTGTGTGCACGAAGGTCCGGCACGATTAAGCACCCTTCCCGTGGATATCGCGCTTGCCCCCGGCATGCTGTTGACCAACGAACCGGGACTTTACCGGGAAGGCCGGTACGGAATCCGGCTTGAAAATATGGTGCTGGTAGTCAAGGACAGGGAGACGCCGTTCGGCAGTTTTTTAAAGTTTGAGAACATGACCTTCTGCCATTTTGAACGCAGCCTTATGGATAAAACCATGCTGAGTTCGGCGGAAACAAACTGGGTCAATGGGTATCACCAGATGGTTTATGACCGGCTGGCTCCGGGACTAGAAGCGCCGGTCCGGCAGTGGCTCAAGGAGAAAACGAAAAGCCTTTAA
- a CDS encoding DUF362 domain-containing protein, giving the protein MDRRDFLKKTIGCGIAAGSTLAFPEVGKLFAAPKRVAYDLVAVRGGEPDQMFDLAIASLGGMQTFVPRGSRVVVKPNIGWDLPPERGGNTHPALVGRIIEHCLSAGARGVSVFDHTCDNWRRCYANSGIEAAVEAAGGKMVSADSEGYYKSVSVPQGRRLKTAKVHEALLKADVFINVPVLKHHSSAMVTIGMKNLMGVVWDRWYWHRNDLHQCIADFSSFRKPDLTVVDAYTVMKRNGPRGVSLSDVVPMKAQVVSTDPVAADAAGAKLFGTDPGDIRHIRIASDMNLGQMRLENLSINRIKI; this is encoded by the coding sequence ATGGATCGACGGGATTTTTTGAAAAAAACCATCGGCTGCGGTATCGCCGCAGGATCCACCCTTGCCTTCCCGGAGGTGGGAAAACTTTTTGCAGCCCCAAAGAGGGTTGCCTACGACCTGGTGGCGGTCCGGGGCGGGGAGCCGGACCAGATGTTTGATCTCGCCATTGCCTCTTTGGGCGGTATGCAGACCTTTGTGCCCAGGGGCAGCCGGGTTGTGGTCAAGCCGAATATCGGCTGGGACCTCCCCCCTGAACGGGGCGGCAACACCCATCCCGCCCTTGTGGGGCGTATTATAGAACACTGCCTTTCAGCAGGGGCCCGGGGCGTTTCTGTGTTTGACCATACCTGCGACAATTGGCGGCGCTGTTATGCCAACAGCGGCATTGAAGCCGCCGTAGAGGCGGCTGGCGGGAAAATGGTGTCCGCAGACAGCGAGGGCTACTACAAAAGCGTTTCCGTTCCCCAAGGCCGGCGGCTCAAGACGGCCAAAGTCCACGAGGCACTCCTGAAGGCGGATGTATTCATCAATGTGCCGGTACTCAAACACCACAGTTCCGCCATGGTTACCATCGGCATGAAGAACCTTATGGGGGTGGTCTGGGATCGGTGGTACTGGCATCGCAACGACCTTCACCAATGTATCGCAGATTTTTCCTCTTTCCGCAAACCTGATCTCACGGTGGTGGATGCCTATACCGTCATGAAGCGCAATGGCCCCAGGGGTGTGTCCCTCAGCGATGTGGTCCCCATGAAGGCCCAGGTCGTCTCAACAGATCCGGTGGCGGCCGATGCGGCCGGGGCCAAGCTCTTTGGGACAGACCCTGGCGATATCCGCCATATCCGGATCGCTTCAGATATGAACCTTGGGCAGATGCGCCTTGAAAACCTGTCCATTAATCGGATCAAGATTTAA
- a CDS encoding ABC transporter substrate-binding protein — MKTKVKRGAILLFSLSILLVPDLYAGSGNGPRLNNGKKWRVSYYEGGPYSEYTDTMRTLVQGLIKIGWITAKNLPDFRQEMPKPYIDWLTKHDSPYLSFKPEDCYSADWDDQKRVVVRRDLMKKLKRGDIDIVLAMGTWAGLDMANNEHSVPVMVLSTSEPISAGIINSAKDSGFDHVTARVDPNRYARQLRMFHRIVGFDTLGIALEDTEDGHSYSAINEARQIAKERGFELITCNVLDSIPDKGESDRSCFNCFHELSKKADAVYLTALLCADTRTKELADIFKKARIPSFSMIGSKWVKGGILMSISSDSGYARLGGYNADKFGKILNGTKPRNLNQIFEDPLEIAINMATAKAIGFPMPQSMLKIAAEVYEE, encoded by the coding sequence ATGAAAACCAAGGTGAAAAGGGGTGCAATATTATTATTTTCCCTTTCCATCTTACTCGTCCCGGATCTTTATGCAGGCTCAGGGAATGGACCAAGGCTGAACAACGGCAAAAAATGGCGGGTCTCCTATTACGAAGGCGGACCTTATTCCGAATATACCGATACCATGAGAACCCTTGTTCAGGGTTTGATCAAAATAGGCTGGATAACAGCTAAAAACCTCCCCGATTTCCGACAAGAAATGCCCAAGCCTTATATCGACTGGCTCACAAAACACGATAGCCCCTACTTGTCGTTTAAACCGGAAGATTGTTATTCGGCAGACTGGGATGATCAAAAAAGAGTTGTGGTGCGAAGAGATTTAATGAAAAAACTAAAACGCGGCGACATTGATATTGTTCTTGCAATGGGCACCTGGGCCGGTTTGGATATGGCCAACAACGAGCATTCTGTTCCGGTGATGGTTTTATCCACATCCGAACCGATAAGTGCCGGCATCATCAACAGTGCAAAGGATTCCGGATTTGATCATGTGACCGCCAGGGTTGATCCCAATCGCTATGCAAGACAACTGCGGATGTTCCACAGAATCGTCGGATTTGACACCCTGGGCATTGCCCTTGAAGACACCGAAGATGGCCATAGTTATTCTGCCATCAATGAAGCACGGCAGATTGCCAAGGAAAGGGGCTTTGAGTTGATTACCTGCAATGTTCTCGATTCGATACCGGACAAAGGGGAATCTGATCGTTCCTGTTTTAACTGTTTCCATGAACTCTCGAAAAAAGCCGATGCCGTATATTTAACGGCGTTGCTATGTGCAGACACAAGGACCAAAGAACTCGCAGATATTTTTAAGAAGGCCCGTATCCCTTCGTTTTCAATGATCGGGTCAAAATGGGTGAAAGGCGGAATTTTAATGAGTATTTCCAGCGATTCAGGTTATGCCCGACTCGGCGGGTATAATGCCGATAAATTCGGCAAAATTTTAAACGGCACAAAACCAAGAAATTTAAACCAGATATTTGAGGATCCCCTGGAAATCGCAATCAACATGGCCACCGCAAAAGCCATCGGCTTTCCCATGCCGCAAAGCATGCTAAAAATAGCCGCCGAAGTTTATGAGGAATAA
- a CDS encoding PEP-CTERM sorting domain-containing protein, which yields MMKKLLTLLLLYGALVFVLTGVCFGADYVYNFTPWDNDLDDLDHSAAYSWEINMTGAVDSTNAVSYKPDQVITSMVLTFDDIYDNSNDYNNKIYLSVLVSAGEEGGKIKDWDGLGSYEEDRFIRNGDVDYYHDNRSGYVNYFTNDLNNGAVSQLNVIENVVTQKTKRNDIDVTFTPGVNDTSGTVTIVDKAASTTTTVSSSGVKDLFEWARDGVFELGFDPDCHFYNRGISLMVYTSESTGASHAPEPETLVLFGLGLLGASAFGRKRFS from the coding sequence ATGATGAAAAAATTGCTTACACTGCTGTTATTATACGGAGCATTGGTATTTGTTTTGACTGGCGTTTGTTTTGGAGCTGACTATGTATATAACTTTACGCCTTGGGATAATGATCTAGACGATCTTGATCATTCCGCAGCTTATTCTTGGGAAATTAATATGACTGGTGCGGTTGATAGCACTAATGCGGTGAGCTACAAACCGGATCAGGTTATAACAAGCATGGTCCTGACTTTTGACGATATCTATGATAATAGTAACGATTATAATAATAAAATATATTTATCTGTTCTGGTTTCTGCAGGGGAAGAGGGCGGAAAGATTAAGGATTGGGATGGACTAGGTTCGTATGAAGAAGACAGGTTTATCCGAAATGGTGATGTTGATTACTACCATGATAACCGGAGCGGTTATGTTAATTATTTTACAAATGATCTCAATAATGGAGCTGTAAGCCAGCTGAACGTAATCGAGAATGTCGTAACCCAAAAAACCAAAAGAAATGACATTGATGTTACTTTTACACCTGGTGTAAACGATACGAGCGGTACGGTAACCATCGTAGATAAGGCGGCATCGACGACAACTACTGTTTCATCCTCTGGGGTTAAGGATTTGTTTGAATGGGCCAGGGACGGTGTATTTGAGCTTGGTTTTGATCCGGACTGTCACTTTTACAATCGCGGTATCAGTCTGATGGTATATACCAGCGAATCGACGGGCGCCAGCCATGCTCCTGAACCCGAAACCTTGGTTCTCTTTGGCCTTGGCCTTCTGGGCGCCAGTGCTTTTGGAAGAAAACGATTCAGTTAA
- a CDS encoding hybrid sensor histidine kinase/response regulator has product MKRRVGYIITASICFFYWTLDSIWAYMSFEYNLKDLIFRKPSSYVDTFLLKLPPYQVVSRLMVVFLFVILGVIIIEFIKKRQEDQNKHREAHDTFLTVLNSIDAAIYVTDIKTYEVLFMNKYLVDKFGENFSGETCYKVFKNANEVCEHCPNEKLVDKDGNLKGLVVGEFQHPVTNAWYLHYDRAIKWIDGRMVHLQIATDITQLKKLEENQKKADEYLRQAQKMESIGNLAGGIAHDFNNLLFPIIGMSELLLEDLPEESLEYKNIEVILEAGKRGRDLVQQILSFSRRSEKKKNPVRLQQILKEALKLSRSTIPSSIQINHDIQEDCGWVMADSIQLHQIVINLITNAYHAVDQSDGKINVQLKELCVTTNDLSPKLNSDDKYVMLRISDNGCGIEESIKNKIFDPYFTTKDKHKGTGLGLALVYGIVQDHGGDILVDSKVGEGTVFSIYLPLLEQLPETEAEERTISFQTGLEHILLVDDEKPVAQIEKQMLNRLGYKVTMHTSSQEALECFRANPEAFDLLLTDVTMPGISGDRLAQEVLTIRPDIPVLLCTGFSENIDKRKAEQLGIKGFLMKPVGKSDMARTVRQILDNRSKG; this is encoded by the coding sequence TTGAAGCGGCGAGTAGGATATATCATTACCGCAAGCATCTGCTTTTTCTATTGGACACTCGATAGTATCTGGGCATACATGTCTTTTGAATATAATTTAAAAGATTTAATTTTCAGAAAACCGAGTTCCTACGTGGACACCTTTTTGTTGAAACTGCCTCCCTATCAGGTTGTCTCCCGGCTCATGGTTGTGTTTTTATTTGTCATTCTCGGTGTTATTATCATCGAATTTATCAAGAAGCGGCAGGAGGATCAAAATAAACACCGAGAGGCCCACGACACCTTCCTGACGGTGCTCAACAGCATTGATGCGGCGATTTACGTCACAGATATAAAGACCTATGAAGTTTTATTCATGAACAAATATCTGGTGGACAAATTCGGAGAAAATTTTTCAGGAGAGACGTGTTACAAGGTATTTAAAAACGCAAATGAGGTGTGTGAGCACTGCCCGAATGAAAAACTGGTGGACAAAGACGGCAATTTAAAGGGCCTGGTCGTCGGGGAGTTTCAGCACCCTGTAACAAATGCATGGTATCTACATTATGACAGGGCAATTAAATGGATCGACGGTCGTATGGTTCATTTGCAGATTGCCACCGATATAACCCAGCTTAAAAAGCTTGAGGAAAATCAAAAAAAGGCGGACGAATATCTGCGTCAGGCCCAGAAAATGGAATCCATCGGAAATCTGGCCGGAGGTATTGCACACGACTTCAATAATCTTCTATTTCCGATCATTGGTATGTCAGAGCTGCTCCTGGAGGATCTCCCTGAAGAGAGCCTTGAGTACAAAAATATCGAGGTGATTCTGGAGGCTGGAAAAAGAGGCCGGGATCTTGTCCAGCAAATCCTGTCCTTCAGCCGCCGATCCGAAAAGAAAAAAAACCCTGTCCGCCTGCAACAAATTTTAAAGGAAGCTTTAAAATTAAGCCGCTCCACAATTCCGTCTTCCATACAAATCAATCACGATATTCAGGAAGATTGCGGCTGGGTGATGGCGGACTCCATACAACTTCACCAAATTGTGATCAACCTGATTACCAATGCATACCATGCCGTGGATCAGTCTGACGGCAAAATCAATGTCCAGTTAAAGGAACTATGCGTCACCACAAACGATCTATCTCCAAAACTCAATTCAGATGATAAATATGTGATGCTCAGAATTTCAGACAATGGCTGTGGTATTGAAGAGTCAATTAAAAATAAAATTTTCGATCCATATTTCACCACCAAAGACAAGCACAAAGGAACAGGTCTTGGTCTTGCTCTTGTTTACGGAATTGTTCAGGATCACGGGGGAGATATCTTGGTGGACAGTAAAGTAGGGGAAGGGACTGTTTTTTCAATATATCTGCCATTACTTGAGCAGCTGCCCGAAACCGAGGCAGAGGAGCGTACAATTTCATTTCAAACCGGATTGGAGCATATTCTTCTTGTTGACGATGAAAAACCGGTAGCCCAGATAGAAAAACAGATGCTCAATCGTCTGGGGTATAAGGTTACTATGCATACCAGCAGCCAGGAAGCGCTGGAATGCTTTCGTGCAAATCCGGAAGCATTTGACCTATTGTTGACTGATGTGACAATGCCGGGTATCTCTGGTGACAGGTTGGCACAGGAGGTCCTGACAATAAGGCCTGATATTCCGGTTCTTCTGTGTACGGGCTTCAGTGAAAATATTGACAAGCGGAAGGCAGAGCAACTAGGGATCAAAGGTTTTTTAATGAAACCGGTTGGCAAATCTGATATGGCCCGGACGGTGCGGCAGATTCTCGACAACCGCAGCAAGGGATGA
- a CDS encoding tetratricopeptide repeat protein produces MKTSLTNYISPFFFGLCFLFFLFSCSSPQDEAERHYEAAKNYFAAQEYEKAKIEFQNVIQLEPENDKAQCDLGETYVHLQDPVKAAAAFHQAVLLNPENLQAKLRLGQILLLAKETKEARKTAGEILEKHPENIEAMHLLATIQIQERNMDLALKTLEKAIDIDGSNPKTHLFLAHLLFISNRLEEAEPHYLKAIELDETQRKPYMKLAALYRKKGEIEKIEPLISRWVKVPGDQMQKSADLARYLESEGKIEEAEKKLMEATLNNSENLAALSNLGNFYARQKENTKALEIFNRALALDPENLDIMSQTALLSFLEKEYEKAESIVDGILAKNKDHVQANFIKGRLHFNRKEFSQAFKCFEAVIKNSPRHAMARYFRARCLLDKGKSDLPGQDLFRVAAGHKTSESWERKLATDELNEVLEIDPNHTAARLVLIDILLENKETLEAKRHIIYILKREPKNIQALVFAGKLKILEQDLDGAEKIYQFVLELQPDFAAGYVSLGLALNEMEKTDQALKAFDRALEINPDQMDALYYKVSVHMQKKQEDKALAACDNHRKNVSHDSPTLAIIDLIQGRIYMTTGKIDMAEDRFHQAVKRKPDLSAPWEQLAVIRELKKDTDGAIQYYETLLELNKEYLPTYLNLSRIYKARGDLKKAKAYLEQALAIKDDYAPAANNLAFILAETNSSMYEALRLAKIARDKEPNNPDFLDTLGWIYYLQGSYDLALPLLEESVEINPQSPIANYHLGWAYYDKHQFEKARAYLKKALELNPDFKGAEKARDILGE; encoded by the coding sequence ATGAAAACATCTTTGACCAATTACATTTCCCCATTTTTCTTTGGCCTTTGTTTTTTATTTTTTCTCTTTTCCTGCTCATCTCCCCAGGATGAGGCAGAAAGACACTATGAAGCTGCGAAGAATTACTTTGCCGCCCAGGAGTATGAAAAGGCAAAGATAGAATTTCAGAATGTGATTCAACTGGAACCGGAAAATGACAAGGCCCAGTGTGACCTGGGGGAAACCTATGTTCATCTCCAGGACCCGGTAAAGGCAGCCGCAGCCTTTCACCAGGCCGTTCTCCTGAACCCGGAGAATCTCCAGGCCAAGCTGCGGCTTGGTCAGATCCTGCTTCTGGCCAAGGAAACCAAAGAGGCCAGGAAAACCGCCGGTGAAATCCTGGAAAAACATCCTGAAAACATAGAGGCTATGCATTTGTTGGCCACCATCCAGATCCAGGAACGAAACATGGATCTGGCGTTAAAGACCTTGGAGAAGGCCATTGACATTGATGGGTCCAATCCCAAGACCCATCTTTTCCTGGCCCACCTTCTGTTCATTTCCAACCGTCTGGAAGAGGCTGAGCCCCACTATCTTAAAGCCATTGAACTGGATGAAACCCAGCGCAAACCCTATATGAAGCTGGCCGCCCTTTACCGGAAAAAAGGGGAGATTGAAAAAATCGAACCATTGATCAGCAGGTGGGTCAAGGTCCCGGGAGACCAGATGCAGAAAAGTGCGGATCTGGCCCGTTATCTGGAAAGTGAAGGCAAAATAGAAGAAGCGGAAAAAAAATTGATGGAAGCCACTCTGAATAATTCTGAAAATCTTGCGGCCCTGTCAAACCTGGGCAATTTTTATGCCCGGCAGAAAGAAAACACCAAGGCCCTGGAAATATTTAACAGGGCCCTTGCTCTGGATCCGGAAAATCTGGACATCATGTCCCAAACTGCCCTGCTTTCTTTTCTGGAAAAAGAGTATGAAAAAGCAGAATCCATTGTTGACGGTATCCTGGCAAAAAACAAGGATCATGTGCAGGCCAACTTCATTAAGGGCCGACTGCACTTTAACCGCAAGGAATTTTCCCAGGCCTTCAAATGTTTTGAGGCTGTAATAAAAAACAGCCCGAGGCATGCCATGGCAAGATATTTTAGGGCACGCTGCCTTCTGGACAAGGGAAAATCCGACCTGCCGGGTCAGGATCTATTCCGGGTGGCGGCCGGGCATAAAACCAGCGAATCATGGGAACGCAAACTGGCAACCGACGAGTTAAACGAAGTCCTGGAAATCGACCCGAACCACACAGCAGCAAGGCTTGTGCTGATTGACATCCTACTTGAGAACAAGGAAACATTGGAGGCCAAACGCCATATTATTTATATCCTTAAACGGGAACCCAAAAACATACAGGCCCTTGTTTTTGCAGGAAAACTTAAAATCCTGGAACAAGACCTTGACGGTGCTGAAAAAATCTATCAATTTGTTCTTGAACTGCAGCCCGACTTTGCCGCAGGTTACGTATCCCTTGGGCTGGCCCTGAACGAGATGGAAAAAACAGACCAGGCCCTTAAGGCCTTTGACCGGGCACTGGAAATAAACCCGGACCAGATGGACGCCCTGTACTACAAGGTCAGTGTCCACATGCAGAAAAAACAAGAGGACAAGGCCCTGGCGGCCTGCGACAATCATCGCAAAAACGTATCTCATGACAGCCCCACCCTTGCCATCATAGACCTGATCCAGGGCAGGATATACATGACCACCGGAAAAATCGACATGGCTGAAGACCGGTTTCACCAGGCTGTTAAAAGAAAGCCGGATCTTTCCGCGCCCTGGGAGCAGCTTGCCGTCATCCGTGAGTTGAAAAAAGATACGGACGGCGCAATACAATACTATGAAACACTTTTGGAATTGAATAAGGAATACCTGCCCACCTACCTTAATTTAAGCCGGATTTACAAAGCCCGCGGTGATCTTAAAAAAGCCAAAGCATATCTGGAACAGGCGCTTGCGATCAAAGACGACTATGCACCGGCTGCCAACAACCTGGCCTTTATCCTGGCTGAAACCAACTCCTCCATGTATGAGGCACTACGGCTGGCAAAGATAGCCCGGGACAAGGAACCCAACAACCCTGATTTTCTGGACACCCTGGGTTGGATCTATTATCTCCAGGGAAGCTATGACCTGGCCCTTCCGCTCCTGGAGGAGAGTGTAGAAATTAATCCCCAAAGCCCTATCGCCAATTACCATCTGGGCTGGGCCTATTATGACAAACATCAGTTTGAAAAAGCCAGGGCCTATCTGAAAAAGGCCTTGGAACTGAATCCGGATTTTAAGGGTGCAGAAAAGGCCAGGGATATTTTAGGAGAATAG
- a CDS encoding VOC family protein, giving the protein MGFTIDHFSINVLNLEGSLAFYEKALGLTELRRKTATDGSYIIVFLTDNQSGNKLELTWLKDRNAPYDLGDEEFHIAFKTDDFNAAHDLHEKMGCICYENKDMGIYFINDPDGYWLEIVPVN; this is encoded by the coding sequence ATGGGATTTACAATTGATCATTTTAGTATCAATGTACTGAATCTGGAAGGAAGTCTGGCGTTTTATGAAAAAGCACTCGGCCTTACGGAATTGAGAAGAAAAACGGCCACAGACGGTTCCTATATTATTGTATTTTTAACGGATAATCAGTCCGGCAACAAACTGGAATTGACCTGGCTTAAGGACAGGAATGCGCCCTACGATCTCGGCGATGAAGAATTTCACATTGCATTCAAAACAGATGATTTTAACGCGGCCCACGACCTGCACGAGAAAATGGGGTGTATCTGCTATGAAAATAAGGATATGGGTATCTATTTTATCAATGATCCCGACGGATACTGGCTTGAAATCGTGCCTGTAAACTAG
- a CDS encoding 4Fe-4S binding protein — MNICRLKPLRICIAMVFFVPTAFLFLDIWEIGAKTFSDHLLFFQFVPSALKFLNQPAVGAAGFIVVLITAFMFGRVYCSAICPLGIFQDLISRFFSNREKSRGEKKRSGRYTYSAPRNLLRYTVLIATLLFFFSGTGLLLNLLDPFSSFGRFFSNLFRPLVITLNNLGTPMAEAIGVHAFYRVQWPVYAPVSLGVALVTLGTVGWMSARHGRLYCNTLCPVGTLLGLISKFSLVKIRIDKEACRSCGRCEHLCKAGCIDVKTKTVDTDRCVSCFNCLSVCPDQAMVYQYDFQPRFQINTQSGQKIRHRKESVRSRRNFVLALAAGSFGLAAARGHAAPEMLPVQARPTTIPEKKTSPLSPPGSVSIARYNAICTACHLCVSACPSRVLVPSVFSFGLSGMMQPQMDFDAGHCNYDCTVCSNICPSGAILPLTVEKKRLTQVGVAKFIKENCVVYTDNTNCGACSEHCPTKAVHMVPYLNAAGRKLVIPEVDENICVGCGGCEHACPTKPFRAIYVDGNIEHKTARKPKEKKMEKDTGDDFPF; from the coding sequence ATGAACATTTGCCGTCTCAAACCTCTGCGGATCTGTATTGCCATGGTTTTTTTTGTGCCGACGGCTTTTCTCTTTCTGGATATATGGGAGATTGGGGCAAAAACTTTTTCAGACCACCTGTTGTTTTTTCAATTTGTGCCCTCTGCGCTTAAATTTTTGAACCAGCCGGCAGTCGGGGCTGCAGGGTTTATCGTTGTGCTGATAACCGCATTTATGTTTGGCAGGGTCTACTGCTCAGCAATCTGCCCTCTGGGAATATTTCAGGATCTGATCTCCCGTTTTTTTTCAAACAGAGAAAAGAGCCGGGGTGAAAAAAAGCGGTCCGGCAGATACACATATTCTGCGCCCCGCAACCTCCTGCGGTATACGGTCCTGATTGCGACCCTTTTGTTCTTTTTTTCGGGAACCGGTCTGCTGCTTAACCTGCTTGATCCTTTCAGCAGTTTCGGTAGATTTTTCTCTAATCTCTTTCGCCCTCTTGTCATTACCCTGAACAATTTGGGGACGCCTATGGCAGAGGCCATAGGCGTTCATGCCTTTTACCGTGTTCAGTGGCCGGTCTATGCCCCGGTTTCCCTTGGCGTTGCCCTGGTTACACTGGGTACGGTGGGATGGATGAGTGCCCGGCACGGCCGCCTTTATTGCAATACGCTATGTCCGGTGGGAACCCTGCTGGGGCTGATCTCAAAATTTTCCCTGGTTAAAATCCGTATTGATAAGGAAGCCTGCCGGTCCTGCGGCCGGTGTGAGCATCTTTGCAAGGCCGGATGCATTGATGTCAAAACAAAAACCGTGGATACCGACCGCTGTGTTTCCTGTTTTAACTGCCTTTCTGTCTGTCCGGACCAGGCCATGGTGTATCAGTATGATTTTCAGCCAAGGTTTCAGATTAATACTCAATCGGGCCAAAAGATCCGCCACAGGAAAGAGTCGGTCCGGTCCCGCAGAAACTTTGTTCTTGCCCTGGCAGCCGGCAGTTTTGGCTTGGCGGCGGCTCGTGGCCATGCCGCACCCGAAATGCTTCCGGTACAGGCCAGGCCCACCACCATCCCCGAAAAGAAAACCAGCCCGCTTTCCCCTCCCGGTTCGGTCAGCATTGCCAGATACAACGCCATCTGCACGGCCTGTCATTTGTGTGTCTCTGCCTGTCCCTCCCGGGTGCTTGTGCCTTCAGTCTTTTCCTTTGGCTTGTCCGGGATGATGCAGCCGCAGATGGATTTTGACGCCGGGCATTGCAACTATGACTGTACCGTCTGTTCGAATATCTGCCCCAGCGGGGCGATCCTGCCTCTGACGGTAGAAAAAAAGCGGCTGACCCAGGTCGGCGTGGCAAAATTTATCAAAGAAAATTGTGTGGTCTATACGGACAACACCAATTGCGGGGCCTGCTCGGAACATTGTCCCACCAAAGCGGTACACATGGTACCCTACCTGAATGCCGCCGGCCGTAAGCTGGTTATCCCCGAAGTGGACGAGAATATCTGCGTGGGATGCGGCGGATGCGAGCATGCCTGTCCCACAAAACCCTTCAGGGCCATCTATGTGGACGGCAATATAGAGCACAAAACAGCGCGGAAACCCAAGGAAAAAAAGATGGAGAAGGATACGGGTGATGACTTTCCTTTTTAA